In Tautonia rosea, the genomic window AAGGCTCGGTCGAACCGAATCGGTCAACCGGATCAGACCTTCTTGCTGGCCTTCAGATCATATCCGGCCTTAACGGCACCTCCGAGAGAGCCATCAGGCTTCTGTTCCTTGTACTCGTACTCGATTTTTGAAAAATTCAGGCTGATTTGATCCACCGGGATGACATCACCACTGCTCCCTCCCGTCTGATAGCTGGAGACGAGCAGGTCGGAGAACTTGATTTTCAAGTATTCCTGGGGTGTTTCACCTGCCTTGCGGCAGACCAATGTAGCTTCTTTGATGTGCTTGCCGGTTGCGCATGCTTCCATGAGCTTCGGTGACGCTTTGTTGAGTTGCATGACGAAGTGGAAATCCTGCATGCTCACCTTGCCGGCGCCCATCCCGGCGCCGTGGGAGGCATCGCCGCTATTGGTTTCGCCCCAACTCCAGGACTGGACCTCAATCTCGTTTTTGTGCTTGTCGTCCTGGCTCTCGCCGTCAATGCCGTCGATCTTCAAGAAATAGTCTACGGCGGCCATCGGGATTCTCCCCAGGGACTACGGCCCACTTTGAGGGGCCTTGGATGAAAGTGGAACGGACTGGACGAATCAAATCGTCCACGGTCCGGGTGACTTGGAAGACCTTCTACCCGAGTCGAGAAGGCCAAATCGATTCGATCACGCATTGGAGATCGATCGATCCAGCCTTTGTTCATCTGGTGTGACCGGCGAATCGTCAGGACTTCGCACGGGCGGGTAATTCGGAGACCAGCCGCAAGGAGGCAGTCAACTCGTCGAGTTGATAGTGTGGTCTCATGTAGGCGATGGCCCGATAGCAGCCGGGGCGTCGTGGGTCGTCCTCAACGTCGATGCGGGCCGCTCGAAGTGGATAAAGCCGCTTGGTGTCATCCGAGGCAAAATCGTCCTCGGTCACATAATTCATGATCCAGTCATTGAGCCAGCGTTCGCATCCGGCTCGTTCCATGTACGAGCCGATCTTGTCTCGAGCAATGGACTTGAGATAGTGCGCGAACCGGCTCGTCATCAAGATGTATGGCAACTGGGTCGAGAGTCTTGCATTTGCGGTTGCTGTGTCACCATCAGTCCCCTGGTACTCGGTCGCCTTCTGACAGGATTGGGCCGAAAAGAAGGCGGCAAAGTCGGTGTTCTTGCAGTGGGTCAGTGCAATAAACCCGAGGTCGGCCAGTTCTTTTTCTCTGCGCTCAGAAATGAGGACTTCCGCCGGGCACTTGGCCGCGATCTCGCCGTCGTCGGTCAAGAAGGTGTGTACGGGAAGATCGCGAACGAGTCCACCGTTCTCAACGCCTCGAATGGAGGCACACCAGCCAAAGCGGGCGAAGGCATCGGTCAACCGAGCTCCCATGGCGTAGGCGGCATTCCCCCAGAGGTATTTCTCGTGCTCCTTCCCATCGACGCTCTCCCGAAACTGAAATGCATCAACCGGTTTGGTTTCGGGACCATAAGGGAGCCGGAGGAGGATGTGAGGCAGACAGAGTCCGACGTACCGAGCGTCTTCCGACTGGCGGAAGGCATTCCACTTGTCGTAGTCCCTGGTCCGGAAAATTTCGGCAAGGTCTCGGAATTCGGGGAGTTCCGTGAATGATTCGAGCCCAAACATATCCGCACCTGCGGCGGCGATAAACGGTGCGTGTGCCGAGGCCGCGATGTTGGATATCCGCTTAAGTAAGGCGAGGTCTTGCGGATGCTTGCCAAACTGATAGTCACCAATCAAAGCACCGTATGGGGTGCCGCCGAATTGATCATATTCGGACGTGTAAACGGCCTTGAACAAGGCGCTCTGGTCGAACTCGCTTGCGCGTTCCATGTCGCGCAACAAATCCTTCTTGCTCGCGTTGAGCACCCGAATTTGGAGCATTGTTCCGGTTTCGGACTCTTGCACCAGATAGTTCAGGCCGCGCCACGATGCTTCCAGTTTTTGGAAGTCTTCGTGGTGCATGATGGCGTTGAGCTGATCACTCAGGAGTTCATCGAGTTCAGCAATGCGGGCATTGATCATTGCCTCGGTGTTGGCCGAGACTTTCATCTGACCGCTCATGACGTCTTCGACGAACTGGCCGATCAGATCGCTCTGATAGGTTCGATCTTCCTCGCTCTTGGCCCGGCTGACCTCAAGAATCTGATCTAGAAGGCTTGGCTCGGCTGAGGATTGGGTCGTCGTCTCGGGTTCGGCAACGGGCTGGCCCTGGGGTTCGTTGGCTTCGGTGCTCATGATGGGGCCTCCCAAGTTATTCGCCTGTGTCCGACGATCCGGACTCGTTCTGATCTCGATGCCCCGTCTCTTCCCCAAGCCGCTTCAGGCGATCGGTATCTTTGATAATATCTTGAAGCAAGCCGTCAAGTCGATCGTTCGACGTGATTTTTGTTTTCAGATCCGCCAGGCGCTGGCGGGCTTCCAGAAGTTTGCGTAACGGTTCAACTTGGCGAACAACCTGCTCGGGCTCGAAGTCGTCGATCGACTTGAACTTGAGCTCGACTCCGAGACGGGTGCCATCTTTTTGCAACTGGTTGTCAACCTTCATCGCCAGTCGCGGTTTCATTCCCGCCATGATCCGGTTGAAATTGTCGCGATTAATCTCGACAAATTTTCGTTCCTTCATCGAAGGAAGCGGTTCTTCTGGATGCCCCGATAGGTCCGCAAGGACGCCGAGTAAAAATGGTAGCTCAACCTTTTTTTGCGCGTCGCCGACTTGAACGTCATAGGTGATCTGGACGCGAGGGGGACGAACGCGGTCGAGCTTGTGCTGGAGGCTCTCATCGCCAGGCATTAACGTGTTCCTCAATGTTGAGGTTGGTTATGTGGGCTTTATGCACCCTTGAATAGGCCAGCCAGCCAACATGTCAAAATGGCCTTTTCAAGCCTTACAGGACATGCAGCTTGAATCTAAACCTCTGTGCGAGCGTCTTGCAACATGTCTCCAGAGAAATTCTTCGTCTCGAGTCGGAGATCCTTGACGACGGCCGGAATCGATTTACTCAATTTTTCTCACCAGAGGGACAAAGATTTCGGGCATTCTCGATGGGGATGTGTCGAACTTCTTGGGTTTCGGACACCTGATGGTCTTGCTTGTGTCTGAGCTCAACGCGATGTTACTCAATTCACAAAGGAGATAGGACGATGGCGATTCAGGTTGGGACCTTGGTGAAGAAACTCAACCCAACATGCCTGGATGCGCTTCAGGCCGCCGCGGGACTCTGCTTGTCTCGCACGAATTATAGTGTCGAAATCGAACACTGGTTGCTCAAGCTTTCTGAGTCTGTCGATTCGGATCTTCAACGAATCTTCCGACACTTCAACATCGATTTGAGCCAGCTTCAGCACGACCTGATCTCGGCCATCGACCGCCTCAAGACCGGAAATTCAAGAACGCCAACGCTAGCTCCTCAGATTGAGGACGTGATCAAGGAGGCGTGGCTCCTCGCTTCTGTCCAGTATGGTCTCGGACAAATTCGATCGGGAGTCGTTTTGTTGGCCTTGCTCAGCAACGATCAGCTACGACGGCTGACACGGGAAATGTCCTCGACCTTGACCGAGCTTTCGCCTGATCGCCTCGAGGCCGAGTTGCTTGATGTCGCAGCCGGATCGGTCGAGGACGTTGGACCGGCCTCGGCGTCGACGGCCGCACCTTCCGCTGGCCGAATAGAGACGGGAACGCCGGCAGGAGCTGGTGCTGGTCGAGCGCTTGACCAGTACACCGTCGACCTGACAGCCCGAGTCGAGGCTGGTGAGATCGATCCGGTCATCGGTCGTGATGAAGAAATTCGCCAAATGGTGGACATCTTGATTCGACGGCGACAGAACAACCCGATTTTGACAGGCGAGGCGGGCGTAGGGAAAACGGCCGTGGTCGAGGGCTTTGCTCGGCGTGTCGTGGCGGGTGATGTGCCTGAAGTGCTCCGGAATATTCGCATTCACGTCCTCGATCTCGGTTTACTCCAAGCCGGAGCCGGGGTGCGGGGCGAGTTTGAGAACCGGCTCAAACAGGTGATTTCTGAGGTCAAGAGCTCACCCGTCCCAATCGTTCTGTTTATTGACGAGGCCCACACCATCATCGGCGCAGGGGGGCAGGCCGGGCAGGGAGACGCCGCCAACCTTCTCAAGCCGGCCCTGGCTCGGGGAGAGTTGCGGACGATCGCCGCAACCACCTGGGCTGAGTACAAAAAATATTTTGAGAAGGACGCGGCCCTCGCCCGTCGTTTCCAGGTTGTGAAGGTTGAGGAGCCTGATGAGCCCAGAGCGGTCACAATGATGCGAGGCATCAGCGAGATGCTGGAGCGGCATCATCGGGTTCGGATCCTCGACGAGGCGATCCACGCCTCTGTCACCTTGTCGGCCAGATATCTCAGTGGTCGACAGCTTCCAGACAAATCGGTGAGCTTGCTCGATACGGCGTGTGCTCGCGTCGCCATCGGCCAGGCGGCGACTCCTGCTGAGGTTGAGGATGCCCGCCGTCGGATCGAGGCGTTGAACATCGAACTCGGCATCCTCCGACGCGACGAGGCTGCTGGCTCTCCCCATAGCGAACTTATCGCGGCTCGATCCGCAGAATTCGTCGAAGCCGAGACCCGCCTGGCCGAACTCGAGGCTCGATGGGCGGTCGAACGCGAGCGAGTCACGGAAATCCGCGAATTGCTCGAATCGATTGAACAGGCCAGGCTTGCTTCCGATTCCGAACAGAACGGGGAACCTCGTCCTGAGTCCAGCACCCCTCTCCCCGATCTTGAGATACTCCGCGCCGAGCTCGTTGCCAAGACCACCGATCTTCGGGCTCTTCAGCGTGAGTCTCCCTTGATGCAAGTGTGTGTCGATTCCGAGACCATTGCTCAGGTGATTGCTGGCTGGACCGGAATCCCGGCAGGTCGCATGATGGCTGACGAGATTCAAACGGTACTGAATCTTCATGAAATGCTTGGCCAGCGCGTTGTCGGTCAGGGGCATGCCCTTGAGGCGATCAGTCAGCGTATTCGTACGGCTCGCGCCAACTTGACCGATCCTCGCCGACCGATCGGCGTCTTCCTCCTGGTTGGCCCCAGCGGTGTCGGTAAGACCGAGACGGCTCTCGCGCTGGCCGAGGCACTCTATGGGGGAGAACGAAACCTGATTTCGATTAATATGTCCGAGTATCAGGAAGCCCATACGGTTTCGGGCCTGAAGGGTTCTCCTCCCGGCTACGTCGGTTACGGAGAGGGGGGTGTCTTGACCGAGGCAGTGCGCCGACGACCCTATAGTGTCCTCCTGCTCGACGAGGTTGAAAAAGCACACCCAGATGTGATGGAACTGTTCTTTCAGGTTTTTGACAAGGGCGTTCTCGAAGACGCAGAAGGACGCGAAATTGACTTCAAGAACACGGTGATCTTGCTGACTTCCAACGTGGGGACAGACACCATCATGCGGGTTTCTCCGGCTGGCCAGGCCACTCCTTCACCCGAAGAATTGAATGAGGCCCTGCGGCCCGATTTGCTGAACGCTTTCCCCGCAGCGTTGCTTGGACGAATGATCGTTGTACCTTATTATCCGGTTCGTGACGACGTATTACGCCAGATCACCCGGATGCAACTCGACCGGATTGTTCGTCGGATGGCAGAGAACCATGGGGCAAGCCTGGTGTATGATGATGCCCTCATCGATACGATTGTCGCTCGATGCACTGAGGTCGAGAGCGGTGCCCGAAATGTCGACCATATCTTGACTCGCAGTTTGTTACCGGAGCTTTCTCGGGCGTTGCTGGCCCGCATGGCCGAAGGCGACGCCATCCGGTCGGCTCGCGTCAGCGTGGACGAATCGGGTGCGTTCACGTATGAGATTGAGTAACGATGATTGAGTCTTTGGTTGGTTCCTGGGAAGATTTTTCGATCGGGGCCTTGCGGTCCCGATCGTCCGATCTGTCTCTGAAGTAGACCGCTCTGGTCAGGATCGCTCATGGCATCGGCACAATTCCTGGATCTCGATTCCCTTCTGACACCGATTTCCGAGGATCGACCCGCTGGAGACGACCTCCGCTGGGAAGACGAGTTTGCTCAGCTCGAGGCTGCTCGTGAGAGTGATGAAGATGCGTCGAGCCGAGATATCTATGAACGGGACCGAAAACTCGCTGATTTCGACGCTGTGATCAGCTTGGGGACGGATCTGCTCCGTGAACGAACGAAAGACCTCCGCATTGCTGCCTTCGTTGCCGATGCGCTGGCTCGTCGTTTCGGTTTGCCGGGTCTCCGAGATGGATTGATCTTAATCCGACAGATGCAAGAGCGATTCTGGGAGACGATGCACCCGGAACCTGAGGATGGTGACCTGGAACTCCGGGAGGGAGTGATCGAATGGCTCGATGGCGATCGCTCCTTGCCGTTGATTCTCCGATCCGTCCCACTGACCCA contains:
- the tssH gene encoding type VI secretion system ATPase TssH, which encodes MAIQVGTLVKKLNPTCLDALQAAAGLCLSRTNYSVEIEHWLLKLSESVDSDLQRIFRHFNIDLSQLQHDLISAIDRLKTGNSRTPTLAPQIEDVIKEAWLLASVQYGLGQIRSGVVLLALLSNDQLRRLTREMSSTLTELSPDRLEAELLDVAAGSVEDVGPASASTAAPSAGRIETGTPAGAGAGRALDQYTVDLTARVEAGEIDPVIGRDEEIRQMVDILIRRRQNNPILTGEAGVGKTAVVEGFARRVVAGDVPEVLRNIRIHVLDLGLLQAGAGVRGEFENRLKQVISEVKSSPVPIVLFIDEAHTIIGAGGQAGQGDAANLLKPALARGELRTIAATTWAEYKKYFEKDAALARRFQVVKVEEPDEPRAVTMMRGISEMLERHHRVRILDEAIHASVTLSARYLSGRQLPDKSVSLLDTACARVAIGQAATPAEVEDARRRIEALNIELGILRRDEAAGSPHSELIAARSAEFVEAETRLAELEARWAVERERVTEIRELLESIEQARLASDSEQNGEPRPESSTPLPDLEILRAELVAKTTDLRALQRESPLMQVCVDSETIAQVIAGWTGIPAGRMMADEIQTVLNLHEMLGQRVVGQGHALEAISQRIRTARANLTDPRRPIGVFLLVGPSGVGKTETALALAEALYGGERNLISINMSEYQEAHTVSGLKGSPPGYVGYGEGGVLTEAVRRRPYSVLLLDEVEKAHPDVMELFFQVFDKGVLEDAEGREIDFKNTVILLTSNVGTDTIMRVSPAGQATPSPEELNEALRPDLLNAFPAALLGRMIVVPYYPVRDDVLRQITRMQLDRIVRRMAENHGASLVYDDALIDTIVARCTEVESGARNVDHILTRSLLPELSRALLARMAEGDAIRSARVSVDESGAFTYEIE
- the tssC gene encoding type VI secretion system contractile sheath large subunit, which encodes MSTEANEPQGQPVAEPETTTQSSAEPSLLDQILEVSRAKSEEDRTYQSDLIGQFVEDVMSGQMKVSANTEAMINARIAELDELLSDQLNAIMHHEDFQKLEASWRGLNYLVQESETGTMLQIRVLNASKKDLLRDMERASEFDQSALFKAVYTSEYDQFGGTPYGALIGDYQFGKHPQDLALLKRISNIAASAHAPFIAAAGADMFGLESFTELPEFRDLAEIFRTRDYDKWNAFRQSEDARYVGLCLPHILLRLPYGPETKPVDAFQFRESVDGKEHEKYLWGNAAYAMGARLTDAFARFGWCASIRGVENGGLVRDLPVHTFLTDDGEIAAKCPAEVLISERREKELADLGFIALTHCKNTDFAAFFSAQSCQKATEYQGTDGDTATANARLSTQLPYILMTSRFAHYLKSIARDKIGSYMERAGCERWLNDWIMNYVTEDDFASDDTKRLYPLRAARIDVEDDPRRPGCYRAIAYMRPHYQLDELTASLRLVSELPARAKS
- a CDS encoding Hcp family type VI secretion system effector, encoding MAAVDYFLKIDGIDGESQDDKHKNEIEVQSWSWGETNSGDASHGAGMGAGKVSMQDFHFVMQLNKASPKLMEACATGKHIKEATLVCRKAGETPQEYLKIKFSDLLVSSYQTGGSSGDVIPVDQISLNFSKIEYEYKEQKPDGSLGGAVKAGYDLKASKKV
- the tssB gene encoding type VI secretion system contractile sheath small subunit, giving the protein MPGDESLQHKLDRVRPPRVQITYDVQVGDAQKKVELPFLLGVLADLSGHPEEPLPSMKERKFVEINRDNFNRIMAGMKPRLAMKVDNQLQKDGTRLGVELKFKSIDDFEPEQVVRQVEPLRKLLEARQRLADLKTKITSNDRLDGLLQDIIKDTDRLKRLGEETGHRDQNESGSSDTGE